The stretch of DNA CACTCGCCGCCAACGCCCTGCGTCCCCTGCCCGGTGCGCCCACCTCGGTGGTCGCCTTCTTCTCGGGGTGGCTCACCACCGAACTCGCACCCCACCTCCTCGCCGTGACCGCCGCCGACGCGGCCCAGCACGCCGCCCGTCGCGGAACGCGGACCCGCAGCGACCGCGTCGGTCTCGCGCTGGCCGCCGCCACCGCCGCCGGGCTCGCCGCCGTCATCGCCACCGGCCGGGGCGCCGGAGCCGAAGCGGAATCCGCGCTCGTCGAGACGCTCGGCGAGAACTACACCGACCGCGACAACGCCATCGACCACCCGGGGCGACCCGTGTGGCGGCAACTCCTCAACCCGTTCTGGATGCGGAACAAGGCCGTCACCCGGGTCCGCAACCTCGCGTACGGACCGGGCGGGCGCCGGGCCCGCCTCGACATCTACCACCGGCAGGATCGGCCGTCGACGAGCCCGGTCCTCCTCCAGATCCACGGCGGCGGCTGGGTGATCGGGAACAAGGATCAACAGGGTCTGCCGCTGATGCTCGAGATGGCATCCCGGGGATGGGTGTGCGCGGCCGTCAACTACCCGCTGTCGCCGAAGGCGAAGTGGCCGGAACACCTCGTAGCGATCAAGCAGGCCCTGGCCTGGCTCCGGGAGCACGTCGAGGAATACGGCGGCAACCCCGACTTCATCGCCGTCACCGGCGGTTCCGCGGGCGGCCACCTCGCCGCCATGGTCGGACTCACCGCGAACGACAGTCGGCTGCAGCCCGGATTCGAGGACGTGGACACGTCGGTCCAGGCGTGTGTCCCGTACTACGGCGTCTACGACATCGCCGGCGACACCGGAATCAAGGCGGTCCTCCAGCGCGTGCACTCCGGACTGATGCCGATGGTGCTCGGTAGGAACGCCGTGTTCCCTGACGACTACCGGGCCGCGTCGCCGCTCGCGCACCTCCGGGCGGACGCGCCACCGTTCTTCGTGATCCACGGGACGAGCGATTCGCTCATTCCCGTCGCCGAGGCGCGGGTCTTCGTCGACGAACTGCGGCAGGTGTCCGAGAACCCCGTCGTCTACGCGGAACTGAAGGGCGCGCAGCATGCGTTCGACGTGTTCCCCTCGATCCGCAGCATCTCCGTGACGCAGGCGGTCGGGCGGTTCCTGGAATGGTCGCGCAGCGCCACCACCGACGTCCCCGCGGCGGGCACGGAATCGGCCTGACTACTTGCCGCCGAGGGTCTTCAGCTGCGCGACCCCGGCGGGCGGCAGGCCCGCGGCGTACGCCAGCACCTCGCAGAACGCCTCGACGTGCGTGGCCAGTTCGACCGACGTCGCCGTCCACGACGCGCGCAGTTCCAGCTGATGCGCGTGCGGGGGACCGGCGATGTCGCCGTACCGCACCGACGTCGTCGCGGTGACCGTCCCGCCGAGCGCGTTGAGGGGTTCGTGACGTGACTCCAGAGCGTCGACGAGCCAGCTCCATGCCACTTCGGGAAGCAGCGGGTCGGACGCCACGGCCGCGTCGAGGTCGGCCTGAATGTAGGCGACCAGCCGCATCGTGCCGTTCCAGGCCTCGTCACCCTCGGGGTCGAACAGGAGGATCAACCTGCCGAACGCGTCGCCCTCGCTCTGTTCGGCGACGACCCCGGTGTCCTCGTGCACGACCTCGGCGCCGACGGCGTAGCTGAACGGCGCGAGTCGTTGCGGAGGCCGGATGGGGCCCACCTCGATGTCCGCACGGACCTGCGCGGAATTCATCGCTTCGACGGCGGCGCGGAACTCGGCCGGTTCGGCGGGCGATCCCGAAGTCGTCACAGCCCGGGACGTTAGACCCGGACCCTCGTTTCTCGTCGGAGGCGCGCCGAGCAGGGCCGATCGGCGGCGGAGCCGCGGCATGGCAGCATGAGAGCTGCCGAAATTCGAGCAGGCAGAGAGCGCGAGGACCGATGAGCGGGTTGGAAAGCACCAATGCAGGCATGAGCGAACGGGCGACGTACGCCGCGAGGCGGGTGCTCCCCGACGCACCCCTCCTGGCGGCCGCCGAAGGGCGCGCTCCCGGCCGGCGCCCGGTGTGGTTCATGCGGCAGGCGGGCCGCTCGCTTCCCGAGTACCGCGAGATCCGGTCGGGGATCGGCATGCTGGAGTCGTGCTTCGATCCGGCTCTGGTCTGCGAGATCACCATGCAGCCCGTGCGCAGGCACGGCGTCGACGCGGCGATCCTGTTCTCCGACATCGTGGTGCCGCTCAAGGCCGCCGGCATCGATCTCGACATCGTGGCCGGCACCGGTCCCGTCGTCGCGAATCCGGTCCGGTCGATCGCGGACGTCGCCGCCCTGCCCCGCCTCGTACCCGAGGAGGTCGGCGCGGTCGCGCAGGCCGTGCAGCTGCTCACCGCGGAACTCGGTTCGACGCCGCTGATCGGTTTCGCCGGTGCCCCGTTCACCCTCGCCTCGTACCTGGTCGAGGGCGGCCCGAGCCGCAACCACGAGCGCACGAAGGCGCTCATGCACTCCGACCCCAAGACGTGGCACGCGCTGCTCGGCACCCTCGCCGACACGACCATCACGTTCCTGCAGGCGCAGCTGCGTGCCGGCGTCGACGCGATCCAGCTGTTCGACTCGTGGGCGGGCGCGCTGTCGCTGGCCGAGTACCGGGAATTCGTGCTGCCCCACTCCGAGCGGGTGTTCGCGGAAGTGGAGAGCGCGAAGGTGCCGCGGATCCACTTCGGTGTCGGAACCGGTGAACTGCTCGGCGCGATGGGCGAGGCCGGCGCCGACGTCGTCGGCGTCGACTGGCGCATCCCCCTGGACGTCGCGGCGCGCCGGGTCGGCCCGGGCAAGGCGCTGCAGGGAAACCTCGACCCCGCGGTGCTGTTCGCGGGATCGGCGGCCGTCGAGAAGCAGGTGCGCCGCATCACCGCGGAGGCCGACGCCGCCCTCGCCGCAGGCGCCACGGGACACATCTTCAACCTCGGGCACGGCGTCCTGCCCGACACCGACCCGGGCGCGCTGACCGCGCTGGTCGAGTTGGTGCACTCCCTGTGACCGGGTCGTCGCCGAACGTTCTCGTCGTCGGCGGCGGCATATCCGGACTCGTGGCCGCGTACCGGCTGCGGCAACGGCTCGGCGCCGGTGCCCGGATCGTCGTCGCCGACGGCGCGCAGCGGCTCGGGGGCAAGCTGCGCACGGTGGACCTCGCCGGGGAGCCCGTCGACGTCGGGGCGGAAGCCTTCATCGCGCGGCGCCCGGAACTGCCTGCCCTGCTCGGGGAACTCGGTCTCGCCGACCAGCTCGTGCACCCGGCGGGACTGCGTCCGCTCATCTGGTCCGAGGACGCACTGCACCCGCTGCCGTCGAACACGCTGATGGGGATCCCCGCCGACGCCGACAGCCTGCGCGGTCTCGTCGACGACCGGACCCTCGCCCGGGTGGCGGGGGAGCGGGCGGTGCCGCTCGACTGGACACCGGGCGCCGACGTCGCCGTCGGTGCGCTGGTCGGTGACCGGTTCGGCGCGCAGGTGGTTCAGCGGTCGGTGGATCCGCTTCTCGGCGGGGTCTATTCGGGGCTGGCGGACACCATCGGTGTCCGCGCCGCCGTCCCCACCCTCGCGGCGGCCCTCGACCGCGGCGCCACGAGCCTGTCCGCCGCCGTGGCGGAGGCACTGCCTCCTCCCGCCGCAGGACCGGTATTCGGGGCGCTGCGCGACGGCTACGGCGTCCTGCTGCGCGCGCTCACGGACGCCGCGGGCGCGGAGATCGTGCACGAGCGGATCCGGGACCTCGGCCGCGACGGCGAAAGCTGGTCGGCGGACCCGGTGGGCCGGGTGGACGGCGTGGTGCTCGCCGTGCCCGCCCCGCAGCTCGCCGAACTGCTCGCCGGCATCGCCCCCCGCGCGTCGGCGGCCGCCGCCGACATCCCGCTGGCCTCCTCGGCCGTCGTCGCGCTGGCCCTGCCCGCGGGCACCGACGTCCCCCAGAACTCCGGGATCCTCGTCGCCACCGACACCTCGCTCGGCGCGAAGGCGTTCACCCTGTCGAGCCGCAAGTGGCCGCACCTCGCCGAGCGGGAGGTCACTCTCGTGCGCGCATCGTTCGGACGGTTCGGCGACGCCGCCGTCGTCGACGCACCCGACGACGAGCTGATCGCCGCGGCCCGGCGCGACCTCGCGACCGTCACCGGGGTGGCCGCGGAACCCGTCGCCGCGCACGTGCAGCGCTGGCACGGCGGACTGCCGCAGTACGGTCCCGGCCACCTCGAGCGGGTGGCGGAGATCGAGCAGGAAGTCGCAGGTCTGGACGGTGTCGAGGTGTCGGGGGCGCTCCTGCGCGGGGTGGGTGTACCCGCCTGTGTGGCCGCTGCGACGACGGCGGCTGCACGGCTCGCCGGGCGAGTGGCACGATAGACCCATGGCACGCCTCGACTTCGACGCATTGAACTCTGAAATCCGCTACCTCATGTTCTCGGTGTTCCAGGTGGAACCCGGTGTACTCGGGGACGACCGGGAAGCTGTGATCAAGGAGGCACGGATCTTCTTCGAAGGCCAGGCCGAGAAGGGTGTCGTGGTGCGCGGGCTCTACGACGTGGCGGGACTGCGCGCCGACGCCGACTTCATGATCTGGACGCACTCGGCGAGCATCGAGGCCCTGCAGGCCACGTACGCCGACTTCCGCCGCACCACCGCCCTGGGCCGCGCGAGCAAGCCCGTGTGGAGCAACGTCGCGTGCCACCGCCCGGCCGAGTTCAACAAGAGCCACATCCCGGCGTTCCTGGCCGGCGAGGATCCGGGCAACTACATCTGCGTGTACCCGTTCGTCCGCTCCTACGAGTGGTACCTGCTGCCCGACGACGAGCGCCGGAAGATGCTCGCCGACCACGGCATGGCGGCCCGCACCTACAAGGACGTGCGCGCCAACACCGTGCCCGCGTTCGCGCTCGGCGACTACGAGTGGATCCTCGCGTTCGAGGCGCCCGAGCTGTACCGCATCGTCGACCTCATGCGCGACCTGCGCGCCACCGAGGCCCGGCTGCACGTCCGCGAGGAGGTGCCGTTCTTCACCGGCCCGCGGGTGGATGTGGAGAAGCTCGTCGCGGCTCTGCCGTGATCTGACGCACGACCGATGAGTGACGCCGACGGGGCCCGCACCGCGCAGCCCCGCTACCAGCACATGTCGCACTGGGGCATGTTCGAGGCCGAGGTCGCCGACGGCGACGTCGTGGCCGCGCACCCCTACACCGGTGACGCCGACCCGTCACCGGTGCTGGGCAACCTCGCCGGGTCGGTCCGCACCAAGGCGCGGATCACCGGTCCGGTGGTGCGCCGGGGGTGGCTCGAGCACGGCCCGGGACCGAGCAGTTCCCGCGGTTCCGACGAGTTCGTGCCGGTGGACTGGGAGGAGCTGACCCAGCGACTGGCGAACGAGTTGCGCAGGGTGGTCGACACCCACGGCAACAGCGCGATCTACGGCGGTTCCTACGGGTGGGCCAGCGCGGGGCGGTTCCATCACGCGCAGAGCCAGGTCCACCGGTTCCTGAACACCCTCGGCGGCTACACCCGTTCGGTGCACAGCTACTCCCTGGGCGCGACGGGCGTCGTCATGCCCCGGGTGGTGGGCACGCACTGGAAGATGTTCGCCCGCTCCACGTCCTGGAAGCTCATCGCCGAGCACACCGACCTCATGGTGTGCTTCGGCGGCGTCCCCCTCAAGAACACCGGCGTCAATCACGGCGGCACCAGCGACCACCCCACCCGCGACGCCCTCGACGCCCTCCGGCGACGCGGCGGATCCGTCGTGTCGTTCAGTCCGCTGAGCGACGACATGCACGGCGTCGCCGAACGGCACGCGCCGGTGCCCGGCACGGATGTCGCGATCATGCTCGCCCTCGCGTACGTTCTCGCGACGGAAGGCCTGCACGACACGGCATTCCTCGGCAGCCACTGCGTCGGCTACGACCGCTTCGAGGACTACCTCCTCGGACGCTCCGACGGCGTGCCGAAGTCGCCGGCGTGGGCGGAGCAGATCTCCGGCATCGCCGCCCCGGATCTGGTGGCCCTCGCCCGGCGGATGGCGGCGGGCCGGACGATCGTGACCGTCACCTGGTCGCTGCAGCGGGTCCGGCACGGCGAGCAGGCCCCGTGGATGGGAGTCACCCTCGCCGCGATGCTGGGCCAGATCGGTCTTCCCGGTGGGGGTTTCGGTCACGGCTACGGTTCCATGAACGAGCCCGGACTCGCCCCGGTCCCGTACCCGCTGCCGACGCTTCCCCAGGGACTGAACCCGGTCCGCGACTTCATCCCCGTGGCCGCGGTCTCGGACATGCTGTTGAACCCGGGCGCCCCGTTCGACTACGACGGTCAGCGCCTGACGTACCCGGACATCAAGATGCTGTACTGGGCGGGCGGCAACCCCTTCCACCACCATCAGGACATTCCGCGTCTGCGACGCGCGCTGGCCCGGCCCGACACGATCGTGGTCCACGACCCCTACTGGACGCCGATGGCGCGGCACGCCGACATCGTCGTCCCGTCCACCACGTCGCTCGAGCGGGCCGACATCAGCTGCACCCGCAACGACCCGCTGCTCGTCGCCATGCACGCCGCGGTGACACCGTACGCCGACGCGCAGGACGACTACGACACGTTCGCCGCCGTCGCCCGGAAGCTGGGTGTCGGCGAGAAGTTCACCGAGGGCCGCACGTCCGGGCAGTGGCTCGAGCACCTGTACGGGCAGTGGCGTGACTTCGTCCGCGCCGACGGCGGACCGGCGCCGAGTTTCGACGACTTCTGGACGCAGGGCCACGTGCGCATGCGGACCGAGGACGACCTGATCCTGTTCGGCGACTTCCGGGCGGATCCGGCGAAGTTCCCGCTCGGCACCCCGAGCGGCCGGATCGAGATCTTCTCCGAGGACATCGACGGATTCGGCTACGACGACTGCGCCGGACACCCCCGCTGGTACGAGCCGGAGGAGTGGCTCGGCGGCCCGCGGGCCCGGCAGTTCCCGCTGCATCTGATCGCCAACCAGCCGCGCACCCGCCTGCACAGCCAACTCGATCACGGCGGCACCAGCCAGAAGTCGAAGATCCACGGCCGCGAACCGCTGCGCATCCATCCGGACGACGCCGCCGACCGCGGACTGAGCGGCGGCGACGTCGTCCGCGTGTTCAACGACCGGGGCGCGTGCCTCGCCGGTGTGGTGGTGGACGAGGGTGTCCGCCGCGCGG from Rhodococcus opacus B4 encodes:
- a CDS encoding alpha/beta hydrolase; protein product: MTRGFVLRQAVGAALAANALRPLPGAPTSVVAFFSGWLTTELAPHLLAVTAADAAQHAARRGTRTRSDRVGLALAAATAAGLAAVIATGRGAGAEAESALVETLGENYTDRDNAIDHPGRPVWRQLLNPFWMRNKAVTRVRNLAYGPGGRRARLDIYHRQDRPSTSPVLLQIHGGGWVIGNKDQQGLPLMLEMASRGWVCAAVNYPLSPKAKWPEHLVAIKQALAWLREHVEEYGGNPDFIAVTGGSAGGHLAAMVGLTANDSRLQPGFEDVDTSVQACVPYYGVYDIAGDTGIKAVLQRVHSGLMPMVLGRNAVFPDDYRAASPLAHLRADAPPFFVIHGTSDSLIPVAEARVFVDELRQVSENPVVYAELKGAQHAFDVFPSIRSISVTQAVGRFLEWSRSATTDVPAAGTESA
- a CDS encoding DUF3000 domain-containing protein, which encodes MTTSGSPAEPAEFRAAVEAMNSAQVRADIEVGPIRPPQRLAPFSYAVGAEVVHEDTGVVAEQSEGDAFGRLILLFDPEGDEAWNGTMRLVAYIQADLDAAVASDPLLPEVAWSWLVDALESRHEPLNALGGTVTATTSVRYGDIAGPPHAHQLELRASWTATSVELATHVEAFCEVLAYAAGLPPAGVAQLKTLGGK
- the hemE gene encoding uroporphyrinogen decarboxylase; amino-acid sequence: MSERATYAARRVLPDAPLLAAAEGRAPGRRPVWFMRQAGRSLPEYREIRSGIGMLESCFDPALVCEITMQPVRRHGVDAAILFSDIVVPLKAAGIDLDIVAGTGPVVANPVRSIADVAALPRLVPEEVGAVAQAVQLLTAELGSTPLIGFAGAPFTLASYLVEGGPSRNHERTKALMHSDPKTWHALLGTLADTTITFLQAQLRAGVDAIQLFDSWAGALSLAEYREFVLPHSERVFAEVESAKVPRIHFGVGTGELLGAMGEAGADVVGVDWRIPLDVAARRVGPGKALQGNLDPAVLFAGSAAVEKQVRRITAEADAALAAGATGHIFNLGHGVLPDTDPGALTALVELVHSL
- a CDS encoding protoporphyrinogen oxidase, with the protein product MTGSSPNVLVVGGGISGLVAAYRLRQRLGAGARIVVADGAQRLGGKLRTVDLAGEPVDVGAEAFIARRPELPALLGELGLADQLVHPAGLRPLIWSEDALHPLPSNTLMGIPADADSLRGLVDDRTLARVAGERAVPLDWTPGADVAVGALVGDRFGAQVVQRSVDPLLGGVYSGLADTIGVRAAVPTLAAALDRGATSLSAAVAEALPPPAAGPVFGALRDGYGVLLRALTDAAGAEIVHERIRDLGRDGESWSADPVGRVDGVVLAVPAPQLAELLAGIAPRASAAAADIPLASSAVVALALPAGTDVPQNSGILVATDTSLGAKAFTLSSRKWPHLAEREVTLVRASFGRFGDAAVVDAPDDELIAAARRDLATVTGVAAEPVAAHVQRWHGGLPQYGPGHLERVAEIEQEVAGLDGVEVSGALLRGVGVPACVAAATTAAARLAGRVAR
- the hemQ gene encoding hydrogen peroxide-dependent heme synthase → MARLDFDALNSEIRYLMFSVFQVEPGVLGDDREAVIKEARIFFEGQAEKGVVVRGLYDVAGLRADADFMIWTHSASIEALQATYADFRRTTALGRASKPVWSNVACHRPAEFNKSHIPAFLAGEDPGNYICVYPFVRSYEWYLLPDDERRKMLADHGMAARTYKDVRANTVPAFALGDYEWILAFEAPELYRIVDLMRDLRATEARLHVREEVPFFTGPRVDVEKLVAALP
- a CDS encoding molybdopterin-dependent oxidoreductase, with the protein product MSDADGARTAQPRYQHMSHWGMFEAEVADGDVVAAHPYTGDADPSPVLGNLAGSVRTKARITGPVVRRGWLEHGPGPSSSRGSDEFVPVDWEELTQRLANELRRVVDTHGNSAIYGGSYGWASAGRFHHAQSQVHRFLNTLGGYTRSVHSYSLGATGVVMPRVVGTHWKMFARSTSWKLIAEHTDLMVCFGGVPLKNTGVNHGGTSDHPTRDALDALRRRGGSVVSFSPLSDDMHGVAERHAPVPGTDVAIMLALAYVLATEGLHDTAFLGSHCVGYDRFEDYLLGRSDGVPKSPAWAEQISGIAAPDLVALARRMAAGRTIVTVTWSLQRVRHGEQAPWMGVTLAAMLGQIGLPGGGFGHGYGSMNEPGLAPVPYPLPTLPQGLNPVRDFIPVAAVSDMLLNPGAPFDYDGQRLTYPDIKMLYWAGGNPFHHHQDIPRLRRALARPDTIVVHDPYWTPMARHADIVVPSTTSLERADISCTRNDPLLVAMHAAVTPYADAQDDYDTFAAVARKLGVGEKFTEGRTSGQWLEHLYGQWRDFVRADGGPAPSFDDFWTQGHVRMRTEDDLILFGDFRADPAKFPLGTPSGRIEIFSEDIDGFGYDDCAGHPRWYEPEEWLGGPRARQFPLHLIANQPRTRLHSQLDHGGTSQKSKIHGREPLRIHPDDAADRGLSGGDVVRVFNDRGACLAGVVVDEGVRRAVVQLSTGAWYDPLDATDPDSLCVHGNPNVLTPDVGTSALAHGCTGQHVLVQIERYDGELPPIRAFDPPAIIPRPVPGSARSS